DNA from Fibrobacter sp.:
GAATAAGTTTGAAACCCTGCGAAATTTTACGGTAATGGAGTTTTTTTATGGAAGCGGAATACGTCTTTCTGAGCTTCACGGTTTGAATTTCGATTCCATAGACATGCGAGGAGAAACCGTAAGAGTGCTGGGAAAAGGGAAAAAGGAGCGCATAGTACCTCTTACTTCATCCGCAGTAGAAGCACTCCGGAAATATTCCCGGTTCTATCCGGCTGAAGTGACTTCTTCCAGTCCGATTTTCATCAATAAAGAGGGTAAGCGCTTGTCCCGAAGGCAGATAGAGCGAATTGTGGAAAAGGGACTTCTGGACGTGAGCACGCAGAAAAAGCGAAGCCCTCATGTTCTTCGTCACTCATTTGCAACGCATCTGATGGATTCCGGGGCGGATATACGTGCCGTAAA
Protein-coding regions in this window:
- a CDS encoding tyrosine-type recombinase/integrase; the protein is MESELNKTIKKFLEYVEKERGFSKHTIEAYNRDLLQFLQFLKEKNIVLTVEGAMRKQNFRTFMFQLSNMGQRPRSIARKIAALKSFSRFCVRKGLLQTNPSKAVSTPKLDKPLPVFLTQKQTGKIKPPSENKFETLRNFTVMEFFYGSGIRLSELHGLNFDSIDMRGETVRVLGKGKKERIVPLTSSAVEALRKYSRFYPAEVTSSSPIFINKEGKRLSRRQIERIVEKGLLDVSTQKKRSPHVLRHSFATHLMDSGADIRAV